The window CGACGCCAAGCTCGGCCAGCTCTGGCAGGTCGTGACCCCGCTGCTGAACTGCGCGGTGTTCTACCTGGTCTTCGGTGTGATCCTGCGCAACAAGGACGGGTTCCCGGACGGCACGTACACCGCGTGGCTCTGCATCGGTGTCTTCGTCTTCCAGTTCACCCAGAACGCGGTGCAGTCCGGCACCCGGGCGATCTCCGACAACCTCGGCCTGATCCGCGCCCTGCACTTCCCGCGTGCCTCGCTGCCGATCGCCTTCACGGTGATCCAGCTCCAGCAGCTGATGATCTCGATGGTGGTGCTGGTCGGCGTGGTGCTGGCCAGCGGCATCGAGCCCGGCCGGACCTGGCTCGCGGTGGCCCCGGCGCTCCTCCTGCAGTCGATGTTCAACACCGGGGTGGCCCTGGTGATGGCGCGGATCGGTTCCAAGACCAGTGACATCTCCCAGCTGATCCCGTTCGCGATGCGCGCCTGGATGTTCCTCTCCGGCGTGATGTTCAGCATCCAGGACAAGATCAACGGCTGGCCGGAGTTCTGGCAGAAGGTGATGCAGCTCAACCCGGCCTCGGTCTACATGGACCTGATCCGGCACGCGTTCGCGCCGGTCATCTACAACAAGCACGTCCCCCAGCACCAGGTGTTCCCGCCGCACCAGTGGACGTACGGCATCGCCTGGGCGGTCGGGATGTTCGTGATCGGATACGTCTTCTTCTGGAAGGCCGAGGAGGAGTACGGCCGTGGCTGACACCGACCTGCGAAAGGGCCTGACCGTGCAGGACAGCGACGTCGCACGCGAGCCCACCGTCGTCGTCGACGACGTGCACATCGTCTACCGGGTGCACGGTGCCGGCTCCGGCAAGGGCAGCGCCACCTCCGCGATCAGCCGGATCATCAGCCGCAAGCGCTCCGCGGGCGTGCGCGAGGTGCACGCGGTGCGCGGGATCAGCTTCACCGCGTACAAGGGCGAGGCGATCGGCCTGATCGGCTCCAACGGCTCCGGCAAGTCGACCATGCTGGCCGCCATCGCGGGCCTGCTGCCGACCGAGAAGGGCGGCATCTACACCAACGGCCAGCCCTCGCTGCTGGGCGTCAACGCGGCGCTGATGAACGAGCTCACCGGCGAGCGCAACGTCGTCCTCGGCTGCCTGGCGATGGGGATGACCCCGGCCCAGGTGCGGGAGCGCTACCAGGACATCGTCGAGTTCTCGGGCATCAACGACAAGGGCGACTTCATCTCCCTGCCGATGCGCACCTACTCCTCCGGCATGGGCGCCCGCTTGCGGTTCTCCATCGCCGCGGCGAAGACCCACGACGTGCTGCTGATCGACGAGGCGCTGGCCACCGGCGACCAGGCGTTCCAGCAGCGCAGCAAGAAGCGGATCGACGAGCTGCGCGGCTCGGCCGGTACGGTCTTCCTGGTCAGCCACGACAACAGCTCGATCCGCGAGGTCTGCGAGCGGACCATCTGGATCGAGGCCGGCGAGCTGGTGATGGACGGCCCGACCGAGGAGGTCGTGAGCCGCTACGAGCGCGGCGACCGGCCGTAGGACCGCAGGGCCCCGCACGGAGGGCCGGTGACCGGGGCAGCCCGGCCGCCGGCCCTCCGTCGTTCCCCGGCCCGCCCGACCCCGGGGGGAACCCCGCCGTCCCCCGGGTGGCCCGCCGCTGCCCGGGTGAGCGCCCCGCGCGCCGGGTGGGGCGCCCTTTTCCGGCGCGGGCGGTGGTGTCACGCTGTAAGGCGCGGGGGTGGTGTGTCGCAGGTGACCCCCGATATCGGACGCGTGTCCGACTCGGGCCGGTCGTACCGAGCGGTGTAGAACGGGGGAGTGACAGCAGTGTCGGCTTCGGCCCAGCCCAGTAGTGAGTCCCGGCCCGGCGACGGGACGGCGGACGGTCCAGCGGGAGTGACCCTGGACAAGGCGAGCGCGGAGAACTTCCCGGTCGCCCCGTTCTTCCTGCCCGCCGCCTGGCGCGACGACCTGATGGCCGTCTACGGCTTCGCCCGGCTGGTGGACGACGCCGGCGACGGCGATCTCGCCGACCCGGCCGGCGCCGCCCGGCTGCTCGGGGTGGCCGGGCGGCCCCCCGCCACCACCCCTTCGGCCCAGCCCG of the Kitasatospora sp. NBC_01246 genome contains:
- a CDS encoding ABC transporter ATP-binding protein → MADTDLRKGLTVQDSDVAREPTVVVDDVHIVYRVHGAGSGKGSATSAISRIISRKRSAGVREVHAVRGISFTAYKGEAIGLIGSNGSGKSTMLAAIAGLLPTEKGGIYTNGQPSLLGVNAALMNELTGERNVVLGCLAMGMTPAQVRERYQDIVEFSGINDKGDFISLPMRTYSSGMGARLRFSIAAAKTHDVLLIDEALATGDQAFQQRSKKRIDELRGSAGTVFLVSHDNSSIREVCERTIWIEAGELVMDGPTEEVVSRYERGDRP
- a CDS encoding ABC transporter permease, whose translation is MSTVSEPVSLSAPRGADAGLTPKQLADKYGLAVSGRRPGLVAYTKQLWARRHFIWAFATARLVAQYTDAKLGQLWQVVTPLLNCAVFYLVFGVILRNKDGFPDGTYTAWLCIGVFVFQFTQNAVQSGTRAISDNLGLIRALHFPRASLPIAFTVIQLQQLMISMVVLVGVVLASGIEPGRTWLAVAPALLLQSMFNTGVALVMARIGSKTSDISQLIPFAMRAWMFLSGVMFSIQDKINGWPEFWQKVMQLNPASVYMDLIRHAFAPVIYNKHVPQHQVFPPHQWTYGIAWAVGMFVIGYVFFWKAEEEYGRG